The sequence below is a genomic window from Dioscorea cayenensis subsp. rotundata cultivar TDr96_F1 chromosome 6, TDr96_F1_v2_PseudoChromosome.rev07_lg8_w22 25.fasta, whole genome shotgun sequence.
AAAAGCAGATGTTCCTTGGGAGAACATCTGGAATGTCTTACTGAGATCCAATCCTTGAGTAGTACTCGTGTGTTCAGCAAAGCTACCCATGGACCTGTCAACGAAGTGGTACATTGATACAAATGTGTCCTTGGGATCACGGCAGAGATAAACAATTCGGCATCTGAGAGCACTCTGAGGTAGTAAAGATAAAGGTAAATGAGTAGCAAAGATAGTGGGAGATGGTAAGACGTTCAGATTAGGGAAGGTGCGGTGAGAGAAGAGATGTTCAAGGTAAGGGAGACATTGATGGGGAGTGTTGGTGAGAAGAGGGTGGTCGGAGAGTGAGAAAGAACGACGGTGTAAGGTGGCGAAGGAGAGAGCTTTTAACCATGTAGTGCCTGATTTAGGGTTGGTAACAAGAAGGATGTCAGAGGGACGAGGGTTGAAGTGTGATTGGATGGCCATGCATGCAGGAACAAACCTAGCCGGGATCCAAAAGGATTGGTAGTGTTGGAGGCTAAATAGAGGCCAATCATGGTTGATGGGGAGTTGAGAGGTGAGCTCTTCATAGGAGTTGTAGATTTGTTCATCTCTTTCAATGTCTTGTTGGGTTCTTGGTGAAAGGAAGCACTGCGAGAAATGTGCTGCATGATCTGATTGGCTTGCCATGAGTGGCACTGACAGCAAGAGAAGAAAGACAGAGAGATGAGATAACCAGAGATGACAAGACGTGAGGCTATTATAGATATAAGTGTTTAAAtatctattttatataaaattcgTAGTATCTCCCTCTACCCAGTCattagataaaagaaaaaaaaagttaaaataaatgtttcaatatttaatgatttatttttaattaatgatgagtttatttttttttaaataaatcttgtaaatgaatatatttgtaGAATAACATTATACCAGATTAGTGGTTTTGATGCCGCACTCCCTGATTTCAAAAGGATGAGGAAGTGATGGTAATTTTTTTGCTTATATACATCTTTAAAGATTGGTGTTTATCGTTCtacttcaaaaaataaaataaaataaaataaattagtggttGTAAAACTACAGATTGCTTGCCTtatgttataaaaaaagaaaaaaataaaacaaaacaaaaaacaatgacCTAGAGATTCCGATGTTACTTTCATGTCTCTTTtcgttttgttttgtttgtttgttgcaTAACCTGCAAGTCCTATAAATGGTATTTCTTATAATAATTGTTGGTACTTCTTCGTCACACAATAGGAAGGTAGCAATTATAATTTAGTTtcatttactttattattattattattattattattattacatcatTTTGTGCCATGCAGATACCGAACACTGCACAATAACATTTGAGATGCACAGAAATCAAGCCGGCACATTTACGcatatattgttatatttatgtgatttgattgaaagctGAACTAAATTTATTGTTGGACACTAGCAGCTAGTAGAGATGGTAATATGTATCTTACCCAATAGGTATATCCGTATCCATACTCAGTCAAAGAGAGTACATTTTTTGGCCGGGTACGAGTATGGGTATgaatattacttgttatttttttagccGGTAAGGGTCACGTAAGAGTATGTTCTACCCTATCCATACCCTTACCCGCTAAAGAGGGTACgggtctcatatatatatatatatatatatataattttttattaagaaaacattTGCTCACAATTTACCCAAAATCcatttttatattgattaatttaaaattaatactttaaatgttctcttaatatattattttgaattttatttaattttatatttatatttgataaaacataatattatccaaattgaaatttgaatttatattaagaattatatttaaatttaaaaaaattaatcactataaaacaaatataaaaaactaatgtcataataatttactagtGTCATGCCCGAGCTATGCATGGAAGAGATAaacatatgttaaaaataatatttgtaccGATATAATTGTCATGATTTGGATAATAATGtttgaaacttaatcaaatatattgttactcatactttaatttaatttggtaATTTGAACGACGGTAGAAATGTCCCTGTGTAAGGATAAGGTGATGATTTTTACCCTGGAGGGTATGGGTAGGGGTACAGGTAAGGGTTTGATATACCTTACCCATATCATACCGTTGCCATCTCTAGCAGCTAGAGTGATAAAGACTTATACTTGtccaatttatttttctcatttaattCAACCTCATAGTGTTGATAAatggttataaaaaaattgataaactcTTGGACACAAATAAAACTTTTGTATTTGAGGGCCCTAGCGGCTTTAGTGACAAAGACTTATACTTGCCTAATTTAGTGTCTCATTTAAATCAACCTTGAATGCGGATGAATAGTCCTTTTCTTGAAAATGGCTCTCTTGGACACAAATAAAGCTTTTGTCAGTGTATTTGGACTCGCCAATGACGTCtctgtttatgtaaaaaaatttgcatgtcctgattcaaattgaataaaaaaaaaaatttttaaaaaattacatacagtAAAATTATAATCGAATTGGGAAAACatatggttaaaataaataaatttcattatatttggatatattcaagataagtccAGAAGACattttttgagataatttaaaaaaattagaatctGAAGATCAGCCgaaagcacagatctcgaggcgatctaaaatatttaaaccacaagatcagccgagagcacagatctcaaggcgatctaaaatattcaaatcataagatcagctgagagcacagatctcgagtcgatgtaaaaaatttaaatcacaagatcaatcgagagcacagatctcgagataatctaaaacatttaaatcacaaaattacccttgagaacgtatctcaaggcaaaaataccaaattacaaaattgcctttgagaacatatctcgaggcataaatgtaaaaatacaagaaaaaaataaaatattataaaaataaattaatcctTAAGAaaatatctcgaggcataaatgcaaaattacaaaattgcccttgagaacatatctcgaggcatagatgcaaaatttacaaaattggccctgagaatttatctcaaggcataaaggcaaattacaagattaccccTGAGAACacctatctcgaggcaatctcaaatcttaggatagcctaAACAcgtatctcgaggcgatcctaaatttcatatagcctgagaacatatctcgaggcaacctGAGAAAGTGCAAATTCCGAAGTAccccaaacacatatcccgaggcaaatttggttagatgaatttttaataataaataaataaaataaaataaaataaacagataaatgaataaaataaaataaaattttgaattactaataagaataaaataaataaataattttttttaatttttaattaatttttttttaaaaaaataataataatggtaataattaaaatttaaaaaaatatttgatccAATCAATTTGACGGAGGGTTGGTTGAAAGggtaaggaaaaaaatttaaaaatctatcaCTTCGTTGTGATTTGACGGGATGGGTGGGTTAAAGAGATAAGATTGATGCTTCTTGTTAAAAAGGTGAAGGACTGGCAGAGAGGGgggtggattttttttttaaaaaaaaaaaagaagacgaaggagGAAAGAAAGGTGCAAATCTCTCTCTCacaatttgcatgtaaaaaaagaaaaagaaaatcgcTGTTGCCTATCAAAGAGATCGCGGACATGGTTGAATAGCTGAAATAATGCTGCCAACCATGTCCGATACCCACTGCTTCTACTGCCTGCCGTCTGATGATCGCCGCTGCCACCGCTCGTCGGCGCCGCCGCTGCTCTTTCACCGCCACGGCATGCTTGattggctgagataatgccgccaagcatgccgccGCCGCCAAGCATGTCTAAAGCTTCCTGTCGCTATTGTTGCTATCGATGCCACTACCTCTGAGCGATACAGAGAAGAAGGTGAAGATTATGGTGGTAGTGAAGcacgtcatcaattatgccGTGAAGGTCCGAGTGAAAACCGATCATCGAGATTGCGGTGGAAGAGGCTCTCACGGACTCAGAAGCCGGTGTCGCGTCCGAGGTCGTCGCCGCTTCCATCGACCAACCCAATGTAATGATATTCTTCGCATGACTGTCACCATGGGTGCTGACTGCGTATTCATGTCTTCTTTGGTTCGCTCGGCCCGGTTCTTCCACATCCACCACCTCAAAGCAAATGGACACCCCTTAAGTTCCTTATGTGACCAGATTCCTATAGGTAGTAATGAAGACTTCTGCGGGATGTGCAGCCCGGATTGATGGATGCTCTTGTTCAGGCTTTTAAAGATGGTGATAATAGTAAGCTGAGTACTTTATCTGGTTTCAAAACTGTTGATAATGAGGAATAGCAAGAGGAAGAAAGGAAATGAATCTATACATGAATCCCAAGCCCTACCAACCATGGCCGAATCACTTCAATCCTATTATTAACGTTGGCATTAACGTCGGGAGTACTAACAAAGTGTTACGAACCATGGATATACTATCGAGAGGAGCAAAAGGAACCCGGTGCTTTATATGGAAAGCTAGAAGCGCGAGTTCGTCGATCTCGTTACTAAGGAGTTCGAGAAGGTCTTCTCCAAGTCCCAGCCTCCTCGAGGTCACCTTCTACGTGATCTTAGATATCTTTACGATGTCCACCTGAATCCTGTTATTTCGCAAGCCTACAAGTCTCCTATAACAAAGGATACTATTCTTGGTACCAAAAAAAGCCACTGTACTACAAGCAGTCCATTTGCACTTCAAATATGGTGTCATTATCCATAGACTACATTGCACCCCCACCAGGGAGTGCCtcacaagaagaagcaagagaACGCGACCTAGGCTCCTTTATATCCATGTTTTTGGTAGCTTGATGTGCCTCACCGCCTTGGAGTccaacaagaagaaggagatgaggTCAAGGAAGCGAAAGAGTAACCCAAACTGTCAAAGAAGAGCAACCACCAAAATCCCAAGAAGAGGAAGAGCAGGACTAGAAGGTATCTGAAGATTCGGAGGCGCAAATTAATCTAATTCAATCTCAAAGTTGTAAAGAAGGAACCTATGTTATTATTCATGATGAATaaagggtaaaaaaatataataatgatatacatggcccatgcatgcatgagtCACGTGATTCTGCATAAATTTTTAAGAGAACGAGTCCACCATTAGGAAGAGAtaagcatgaaaaaaaaagggataagTGTGAgtaataagagagagagagtgtaaaaaaaaatctatggaaataatatcaaaaaattgTGAGAAGAATGTTGTGgactccttttttttctcaccCGGCTTTTAGTTAGGGTTTAGAAcggttaaaataaatggatcacaaatcaaatttaattttttatgacttcaagagattatgggtttgtgacttccattaggggcaagcccttaatgttaattaccctggacattgtcgcaggaacctccgattaagaaataagtgtgaaaaggaaacaagttgtgacaataaatttcattcatttcaataaatatgaatttacagATTTTGTTGTTAATACAAGGAATTTGAAACCATCTTCATGCCACTTAGGTTTAAGGGCCTAAGTAAGCAATGATTAAGTATTTTATCTCGCTCCAACTATTTTGCTGAAAAAGCGTGCTTTGACTCTTGACGGCATCTAGTCGTCatcaaattttgagaatttgaatcttggatatgatttagaaacttgtgaaCTTGTGTTTTGGACTTTTTGCGCCCtaaatttgatttgtatcttgaatttgatttggatttcaagtcatgagttctctatgttgatgaaccaTAAACTTgcttttgactttccataagcttcaaCTTTTATGCTTGTGCAGCTTCTTTCCCGTCTTTGCTTGTGAAACTCTTGAgcctttgactttttttttgtcttctttcttgtttctttcgcTCGCTCGTTCTTCTTCCTTCGctcttgctttttctttttcttctctcgtTGTCCCATTTGTTCATACTCCTCTAAcccttttataaactttttcttGTAACTAATCATAGGGCGTGACTGATCGTGGGGTTTGATTGCGAGGCGTTTGCATTGACTGTGAAGGTAGTTGCATCGTGAGGCAGTTGGATAGTGAAGCAGTTGCATTGGACCACGACGCCCCACAAcgaatgaatttatttatttatttatttatttatttttattatagttgtaattatattatattttttttatttgccaatatatattattatcttattattattattatatatatatatgtgtgtgtgtgtatattttattctattgttatatgtttatttatttatttatttattattatttttatttaattatttaattattgttattatttcctttttttaatattatatatatattaaacattttttttgttttattattattatatatttatcttatcttgatttgattatatatatatatatatatatatatatatttatacatatatttaattttatgatatttctgtatctgatttgattttattattatataattatttatttttgtttgatttgatttgatttgatttggttttattttaactttaattatattgatatattttttatctcctttttttattatcatttttttaattttaatttaatatatatatatatatattattttattttgtttggtcattgattttttttatgattattttatgattattattattattattttttttatctgttttatttatttatttatttattttgcctCATGATTTGCATTCACAAGTAATGTcggatttggatattttagattgTCTTGAGATTGATGCTCTTTGCTGATTTTGGTATTTGGGCATTTTGGATCACCTCAAAGACATGAGCTCCTGGCATTTCCTGAGTGCTCTTGGTTGGTCTTGGGATTTTAATATCTTGGATTGTCTCGAAATCAGTGCTCTTGGttagtcttgagatttgagtattttagaccgcctcgagatatgtCCTCTCGCCTTGTCttgagatttatatatttgggaTATTTTgtatcgcctcgagatctgtgctctaggctgatcttgagatttgagtattttagatcaTCTTGAGATCGATGCTCTCaactggtcctgagatttgtgtatttaagatatttagatcgcctcgagatcggtgctctcggctaatcctgagatttgagtattttagaccgtcttgagatcggtgctcttgactggtcttgagatttgtgtattttggatatttagatcgcctcgagatcggtgctctcgactgatcctaaga
It includes:
- the LOC120263002 gene encoding cytosolic sulfotransferase 15-like → MASQSDHAAHFSQCFLSPRTQQDIERDEQIYNSYEELTSQLPINHDWPLFSLQHYQSFWIPARFVPACMAIQSHFNPRPSDILLVTNPKSGTTWLKALSFATLHRRSFSLSDHPLLTNTPHQCLPYLEHLFSHRTFPNLNVLPSPTIFATHLPLSLLPQSALRCRIVYLCRDPKDTFVSMYHFVDRSMGSFAEHTSTTQGLDLSKTFQMFSQGTSAFGPFWDHMLGYWKESLRSPEMVLFFRYEEMMEDPVSRLSRLAQFMGCPFSMEEERDGVVEDIVKLCSFDNLREFEVNKDNKGSFEGKLPASSFFRKGKVGDWVNYLSMEMAEKLDAITKEKLHGSGLTFESSSVVP